From Bacillus sp. Bos-x628, the proteins below share one genomic window:
- the nadC gene encoding carboxylating nicotinate-nucleotide diphosphorylase — MERLQLKRMLTHFFQEDIGFGDVSAEAIFEDKKGTAYIMAKQSGVLAGSQVIETGYHLLNEHIHTQLFFHDGEWLTKGDVLAKISGPINDLLKGERVILNVLQRMSGIATLTHEAIQRLDDPAITICDTRKTTPGLRMLEKYAVKVGGGKNHRFGLSDGVMIKDNHIAACGSIREAVEKARTYAGHMVKIEVEIETETQLKEAIEAKADVIMFDNCSPDQVKRFKQMTPETILTEASGGITLDTLPNYRHTGVDLISLGFLTHSASSFDFSMNMEFSHKGGTTHVHA; from the coding sequence TTGGAACGTTTACAGTTAAAGCGAATGCTCACGCATTTTTTTCAAGAAGATATTGGCTTTGGGGATGTGTCAGCAGAAGCCATTTTTGAAGATAAGAAAGGAACAGCTTACATCATGGCGAAACAATCGGGTGTACTTGCGGGGTCGCAAGTGATTGAAACGGGTTATCATTTGCTGAATGAACACATTCATACTCAATTGTTCTTTCATGATGGTGAATGGTTGACGAAAGGTGACGTTTTAGCCAAAATATCAGGACCGATCAACGATTTGTTAAAAGGTGAGCGGGTCATTCTGAATGTGTTGCAGCGAATGTCAGGAATTGCGACGCTAACACATGAAGCGATTCAAAGATTAGATGATCCAGCCATTACGATATGTGATACGAGAAAAACAACGCCTGGATTGCGCATGCTTGAGAAATACGCAGTGAAAGTAGGAGGCGGAAAGAATCATCGATTTGGCTTATCAGATGGTGTGATGATCAAAGATAACCATATTGCGGCATGCGGTTCGATCCGTGAAGCTGTAGAAAAAGCAAGAACTTATGCTGGTCATATGGTAAAAATAGAAGTGGAAATTGAAACAGAAACGCAACTAAAGGAAGCAATTGAAGCGAAAGCAGATGTCATTATGTTTGATAACTGCTCACCAGATCAAGTAAAACGGTTTAAACAAATGACGCCGGAGACGATCTTGACAGAGGCATCAGGAGGGATCACGTTAGACACCTTGCCAAACTACAGGCATACCGGCGTAGATCTCATTTCCCTTGGCTTTCTCACACATTCTGCATCGTCATTTGATTTCAGTATGAATATGGAATTTAGTCACAAAGGGGGAACAACTCATGTCCATGCTTGA
- the nadA gene encoding quinolinate synthase NadA codes for MSMLDLLTNQNETMMPDEYKHRSYEEMKKRVIEIKQAFGEKLFIPGHHYQKDEVIQFADATGDSLQLAQMAADNHKAEYIVFCGVHFMAETADMLSKKNQHVLLPDMRAGCSMADMANMKQTDRAWEKLTDLFGDTILPLTYVNSTAAIKAFVGKHGGATVTSSNAKNVLKWALTQKERILFLPDQHLGRNTAFDLGIPLEQMAVWDQIEEKLITDQPLHNIKMILWKGHCSVHEKFTIKNIEEMRKRDRDIQILVHPECTHEVVRASDLAGSTKFIIDTIEQAPPGSKWAIGTEMNLVKRIIDQHPDKQIESLNPDMCPCLTMNRIDLPHLLWSLESIEKGKPVGLIQVEEEITKEALHALNRMLTIR; via the coding sequence ATGTCCATGCTTGATTTGTTAACAAATCAAAACGAGACCATGATGCCGGATGAATATAAGCACCGCTCTTATGAAGAGATGAAAAAGCGAGTGATAGAGATAAAACAAGCTTTTGGTGAAAAACTTTTTATTCCAGGCCATCATTATCAAAAGGACGAGGTGATTCAATTCGCAGATGCGACGGGAGATTCTTTGCAGCTTGCGCAAATGGCGGCTGATAATCATAAGGCGGAATACATCGTCTTCTGCGGCGTTCATTTTATGGCTGAAACGGCTGATATGCTGTCAAAGAAGAACCAACACGTGTTGTTACCTGATATGAGAGCGGGCTGCTCAATGGCGGATATGGCGAATATGAAACAGACCGACAGAGCATGGGAAAAGCTCACAGATTTGTTTGGTGATACGATTCTTCCACTCACTTATGTGAATTCAACGGCTGCTATCAAAGCATTTGTTGGCAAACATGGCGGAGCTACTGTCACCTCTTCAAATGCCAAAAATGTGCTAAAGTGGGCACTCACTCAAAAAGAACGGATTCTCTTCCTTCCTGACCAGCATTTAGGACGTAATACTGCCTTTGATTTAGGTATCCCTTTAGAGCAAATGGCTGTGTGGGACCAGATAGAAGAGAAGCTCATCACCGATCAGCCTCTTCACAACATCAAAATGATTTTATGGAAAGGTCACTGCTCAGTACACGAGAAGTTTACGATCAAGAATATAGAAGAAATGAGAAAAAGGGATCGTGATATTCAAATCCTCGTTCATCCGGAGTGTACGCATGAGGTGGTGAGAGCATCAGACTTGGCTGGTTCAACGAAATTTATTATTGATACAATTGAACAGGCTCCACCTGGAAGCAAATGGGCGATTGGCACTGAAATGAATTTGGTCAAGCGTATTATAGATCAACATCCAGACAAACAAATTGAATCACTAAACCCAGATATGTGTCCGTGTTTAACGATGAACCGCATTGATTTGCCCCATTTATTATGGTCATTGGAAAGCATTGAAAAGGGCAAGCCGGTCGGTTTGATTCAGGTCGAAGAAGAAATCACAAAAGAGGCACTGCATGCACTGAATCGAATGTTGACCATTAGATAA